One window of the Pelosinus sp. IPA-1 genome contains the following:
- a CDS encoding sigma 54-interacting transcriptional regulator, translated as MMKSIGVVTYVRNSPVAIFLKDNLETVLANYVDVKIYSLDELKPGKMIDDDIVLVMIKSQALQVKKHISDARRIVVAQRTTRESEIYKVFSIPADTRVLVVNDNSETTLEAITLFYQLGINHLNLVPYKEGEDYSDIKIAITPGESWRVPKYIGTVLDIGQRYIDISTFIEIINKLEITEDEVRRRFLKYSESIVSLDTGIRRQYKELVTKNTELRAVINLSPEGILLLNNEKMVSLYNKSLEKMFDIHKDITCVNLNDLFTSDIINVLNQDVIRDEIVEYKGRTLIVNKHNLEYFGELAGIYFIFQEVTYIKQLEQTLTKKLRAKGLLTRYNFTDIHTKSPEMIQCIDFARKAACSDLTILITGESGTGKELLAQSIHNASHRTKQPFMAFNCAAVPESIMESELFGYEGGTFTGALKEGKAGLFEQANNGTIFLDEIGDMPYSMQAKLLRVLQEQQVMRIGSQRVTTINIRVIAATNNDLRKKIRSGHFRADLYYRLNVLPIMVPPLRERKEDILYLLNYFLRQKHREDLSVLPETCDILMQYGWTGNIRELNNVAAYISFMTDNIVRPDHLPCYIFDIQEDFERDFNVLAIRGDLENCQAVLKVIADFDSLDMGAGRKSIEDFLNNTGVHLSQGEIRRVLNVLNGCELITSGIGRKGSEITLKGKYFLKWLKNRNNQPV; from the coding sequence ATGATGAAAAGTATCGGCGTGGTAACCTATGTTCGCAATTCACCCGTGGCGATTTTTTTAAAAGACAATTTGGAAACCGTTCTCGCTAATTATGTTGATGTGAAAATCTATTCTTTGGATGAATTGAAGCCGGGAAAAATGATTGATGACGATATCGTTTTAGTAATGATTAAAAGTCAGGCGCTGCAAGTAAAAAAACATATTTCTGATGCTCGGCGAATTGTTGTTGCCCAAAGGACTACTAGGGAGAGTGAAATTTACAAGGTTTTTTCCATTCCAGCCGATACTAGAGTGTTGGTAGTTAATGATAATTCAGAAACAACATTGGAAGCTATTACTCTCTTTTATCAATTAGGAATTAACCATTTGAATCTTGTTCCTTATAAAGAAGGCGAGGATTACAGTGATATTAAAATTGCTATAACTCCTGGTGAGAGCTGGCGTGTTCCAAAGTATATCGGCACTGTCCTTGACATAGGCCAGCGCTATATTGATATATCTACATTTATCGAAATAATTAATAAGTTAGAAATAACGGAAGATGAAGTTAGAAGACGATTTTTAAAGTATTCTGAAAGTATTGTATCTTTGGATACGGGTATAAGAAGGCAATATAAAGAGCTGGTTACCAAAAATACTGAGTTGAGAGCAGTGATCAATTTGTCCCCGGAGGGCATTCTGTTGTTAAACAACGAGAAAATGGTCAGTCTCTACAACAAAAGTTTGGAAAAAATGTTCGATATTCATAAGGATATTACTTGTGTCAACTTGAATGATTTATTCACGTCGGACATTATTAATGTTCTTAATCAGGATGTTATTAGGGATGAAATTGTAGAATATAAAGGTCGAACCTTGATTGTTAACAAACATAATCTTGAATATTTTGGAGAACTGGCCGGAATCTATTTTATATTCCAAGAAGTTACTTATATAAAACAATTAGAGCAAACTTTAACGAAAAAGTTGCGAGCTAAAGGTCTTTTGACCAGATACAATTTTACAGATATCCATACGAAATCACCTGAAATGATACAATGTATTGATTTTGCACGAAAAGCTGCTTGCTCTGATCTAACAATCCTAATTACAGGTGAAAGCGGTACAGGGAAAGAACTTTTAGCCCAATCTATTCATAATGCATCTCATCGTACAAAGCAGCCATTTATGGCTTTTAACTGTGCCGCAGTTCCTGAAAGTATTATGGAAAGTGAACTTTTCGGCTATGAAGGCGGTACATTTACAGGAGCATTGAAAGAAGGTAAAGCCGGATTATTCGAACAGGCTAATAATGGTACGATTTTCTTAGATGAAATTGGTGATATGCCCTATTCAATGCAGGCTAAGTTATTAAGGGTTTTACAGGAACAGCAAGTCATGCGCATTGGTTCCCAGCGTGTAACTACTATAAATATACGGGTTATTGCGGCCACAAACAATGATCTTCGTAAAAAAATACGCTCCGGTCATTTTCGGGCAGATCTTTATTACCGTCTAAACGTGTTACCAATTATGGTTCCGCCTCTTAGAGAGCGAAAGGAAGATATTTTATATCTTTTAAATTATTTTTTGAGACAAAAACATAGGGAGGATCTTTCCGTTCTACCGGAAACCTGTGATATCTTAATGCAATATGGGTGGACGGGAAATATTCGAGAATTAAACAATGTTGCTGCATATATTTCTTTTATGACAGACAATATAGTGAGGCCGGACCATCTTCCATGCTATATTTTTGATATTCAGGAAGATTTTGAGCGGGACTTCAACGTCTTGGCAATTAGGGGAGATTTGGAAAACTGTCAGGCAGTATTGAAAGTTATTGCCGATTTCGATTCTTTAGATATGGGAGCTGGGCGCAAAAGTATTGAAGACTTCCTTAATAACACAGGTGTACATTTGTCGCAAGGGGAAATTCGACGTGTACTGAACGTTTTAAATGGATGTGAACTTATAACATCTGGCATTGGACGAAAAGGCAGTGAAATTACGTTAAAAGGGAAATATTTTTTAAAATGGTTAAAAAACAGGAACAACCAACCAGTTTAA
- a CDS encoding L-serine ammonia-lyase, iron-sulfur-dependent, subunit alpha yields MNFKQDNTVEEQKIFGILNQELVVALGCTEPIAIAYAAALAKRFVKDGDILSVQVAMSGNIIKNAMSVTIPGTSICGINAATALGIVAGNPDKKLEVLSGITQNHVKQAQDMIASGIIATSVANTSKKLYIEAVVHSKKSYAKVVIADHHTGVVLIEVDGQAVYKEDHKDNACDELNTDSPFLNLDRVWQFTMEVDTKKLDIVKESIKLNKRVALEGLANVYGLQVGRSIRDGIAKGILTDDFATWAMALTAAGSDARMAGCSLPVMSNSGSGNQGLCATLPVVAVGEKIEIDDEKMIRAVALSHLITIYIKSKFGRLSALCGATIAGTGASCGITYLLGGDLTQVKYAVQNMLGNVTGMLCDGAKAGCAMKVSTCVNAAIQSAIMARAQRSIQSTDGIIEADVDQSIENLCQLGNQGTLEADKIILEIMLNKKVG; encoded by the coding sequence ATGAATTTTAAACAAGATAATACGGTAGAAGAACAAAAGATCTTTGGAATTTTGAACCAAGAATTAGTGGTTGCGCTTGGTTGCACTGAACCAATAGCAATTGCCTATGCGGCGGCCTTAGCTAAGCGATTTGTTAAGGATGGGGACATTCTTTCTGTACAAGTAGCGATGAGTGGCAATATCATTAAAAATGCCATGTCTGTTACTATACCCGGCACATCTATCTGCGGTATAAATGCGGCTACAGCTTTGGGCATTGTGGCTGGTAATCCAGATAAAAAGCTAGAAGTGTTATCTGGTATAACTCAAAATCACGTAAAACAAGCACAAGACATGATAGCATCAGGAATTATTGCTACTTCTGTGGCCAATACTTCCAAGAAACTGTATATTGAAGCTGTGGTTCACTCGAAAAAATCATATGCGAAGGTTGTTATTGCTGATCATCATACGGGTGTTGTATTAATTGAAGTTGATGGTCAGGCTGTTTATAAAGAAGACCATAAGGATAATGCTTGTGATGAGCTTAATACAGACAGTCCTTTTTTGAATTTGGATAGGGTTTGGCAGTTTACTATGGAAGTCGATACAAAAAAATTAGATATAGTAAAAGAAAGTATCAAATTGAATAAGCGAGTAGCCTTGGAGGGATTGGCGAATGTGTATGGACTTCAAGTGGGAAGAAGCATTCGTGATGGTATTGCCAAAGGAATATTGACAGACGATTTCGCAACTTGGGCGATGGCACTGACTGCTGCTGGTTCCGATGCTAGGATGGCAGGCTGTTCACTACCCGTGATGAGTAATTCAGGAAGCGGAAATCAAGGATTGTGCGCCACATTACCCGTGGTGGCCGTCGGAGAAAAAATAGAGATTGATGACGAAAAAATGATACGGGCAGTGGCGCTAAGTCACTTAATAACCATCTATATTAAATCTAAATTTGGTCGTTTATCTGCGTTATGCGGCGCGACTATTGCCGGAACCGGTGCCAGTTGCGGTATTACCTATCTATTGGGAGGCGATTTAACCCAAGTGAAATATGCTGTACAAAATATGTTAGGTAATGTAACTGGCATGTTGTGTGATGGTGCCAAGGCAGGTTGTGCCATGAAAGTGTCAACTTGCGTCAATGCGGCAATTCAATCGGCTATTATGGCCAGGGCACAACGATCGATTCAATCTACAGATGGGATTATTGAAGCCGATGTTGATCAATCGATTGAGAATCTTTGTCAGTTGGGAAATCAAGGGACTTTGGAAGCCGATAAGATTATTCTGGAAATTATGTTAAACAAAAAAGTTGGGTAA